A part of Ptychodera flava strain L36383 chromosome 11, AS_Pfla_20210202, whole genome shotgun sequence genomic DNA contains:
- the LOC139144346 gene encoding mucin-22-like: protein MAENPCIDFRSGDPAQIGYYRVKDRHLAGHVVLKSRVFSVVECTAICLQSNQCLSYNFHRLTNTCELSRVSTKEVGDLVFRYGTSYFTPCNTGSEARENLSDLVIFEDHCQRSSVMCDNLIEDEKQFGPSTRATNDVQPYTVSSEATSSDAQIPAKDAMETTAVTPQNTATLESTRAVEMETRSEGTEQIEEPTNGRAEIETMQSQNEQDGQQSTSTLATSPGRQPYDTFLSGATTSNTRISANDAMETTSVTPTRKVETETRSEGTEQIEEPMNAREEIVSTLNHNEPDGQSVTDTSSPAIKTTSITSENTPVLEPTRNVEIESETSGSVIGRQETMEQVGGNTELRKSEIEPGTTVATQPQIIPTEEKLLSTTRVADRNRFSTEAIQVMGKATYMDTIASPNICSLGPYSESDFLVGVGEFTSAVCGTCIEVTAHSKSIEATVVEKCIDCGSTHLQLSKSAFDYLVSDHNADELSITWRRVSCTNVGNMIFRFAADSTPDRWAIEIRGHRYPIRNVCVFRETSCIDLIRQGDSNLFKKVWDMGRIDAPFKLQITSNNDLAVEVTIEAIDGMEDINSNVQFL from the exons ATGGCGGAGAATCCGTGCATAGATTTCAGGTCGGGCGATCCTGCCCAGATTGGCTATTACAGAGTAAAGGACCGTCACCTCGCCGGTCACGTAGTCTTGAAGAGCCGTGTTTTCAGCGTTGTTGAGTGTACAGCAATATGccttcagtcgaatcagtgtttATCCTACAATTTCCATAGATTGACGAACACATGCGAGTTAAGTAGAGTGTCAACAAAAGAAGTTGGTGATTTGGTATTCCGTTACGGAACCAGTTACTTCACTCCATGCAATACTGGCAGTGAGGCCCGAGAAAATTTGTCAGATCTG GTCATATTTGAAGATCACTGCCAAAGGTCCAGTGTGATGTGTGACAACCTCATAGAGG ATGAAAAGCAATTTGGCCCAAGTACAAGGGCAACAAATGACGTACAACCTTATACAGTTAGTTCCGAAGCGACTTCTTCAGATGCCCAAATTCCTGCAAAAGACGCGATGGAAACTACAGCTGTGACACCACAAAACACTGCTACCTTGGAATCAACAAGAGCAGTAGAAATGGAGACTAGATCGGAAGGCACTGAGCAAATAGAAGAACCAACCAATGGACGAGCAGAAATTGAGACCATGCAGAGCCAGAATGAACAAG ATGGACAGCAATCCACAAGTACTCTAGCAACAAGTCCTGGACGGCAACCTTATGACACATTTCTTTCTGGAGCGACCACTTCCAATACCCGAATTTCTGCAAATGATGCTATGGAAACTACAAGTGTGACACCAACAAGAAAAGTTGAAACGGAGACTAGATCTGAGGGTACCGAGCAAATAGAAGAACCTATGAATGCACGAGAAGAAATTGTGTCGACACTGAACCACAATGAACCAG ACGGGCAAAGTGTAACTGACACTTCAAGTCCTGCGATCAAAACAACAAGCATAACATCGGAGAACACCCCTGTCTTGGAACCAACAAGAAACGTTGAAATAGAGTCTGAAACTTCAGGATCAGTGATAGGGAGACAAGAAACTATGGAACAAGTGGGAGGAAACACAGAGCTCAGGAAGTCCGAGATTGAACCAGGTACCACTGTGGCAACACAACCTCAAATTATACCGACAGAGGAAAAACTACTCTCAACCACCAGAG TGGCAGACCGGAATCGATTTTCAACAGAAGCCATACAAGTGATGGGTAAAGCTACGTACATGGATACGATTGCTAGTCCCAACATCTGTTCTCTTGGTCCCTACAGCGAATCCGATTTCTTGGTTGGAGTCGGGGAATTTACATCAGCC GTGTGTGGGACATGCATTGAAGTAACAGCTCACAGCAAATCTATAGAGGCTACAGTTGTGGAAAAGTGTATCGACTGTGGATCGACTCACTTGCAGCTCAGCAAGTCTGCTTTCGACTACCTAGTTTCCGATCATAATGCCGATGAGCTGTCGATCACCTGGCGGCGAGTGTCTTGTACCAACGTGGGCAACATGATATTCAGG TTCGCAGCAGATAGTACTCCGGATCGCTGGGCCATAGAGATACGTGGTCATCGTTATCCTATTCGAAACGTGTGTGTGTTCAGAGAAACCTCTTGTATAGACTTAATAAGACAGGGCGACAGCAATTTATTCAAGAAAGTGTGGGATATGGGTCGGATAGATGCACCATTTAAATTGCAGATTACATCAAACAATGACCTGGCTGTTGAAGTCACCATCGAAGCTATCGATGGCATGGAGGACATCAATAGTAATGTACAGTTTTTGTGA